A window from Deltaproteobacteria bacterium encodes these proteins:
- the hslV gene encoding ATP-dependent protease subunit HslV: MQEMRGTTILAVKDDNGVAIAGDGQVTLGQAIAIKHGARKVRRLYRDRIICGFAGSTADAFTLFEKFEAKLEEFGGNLVRASVELAKDWRSDKYLRRLEAMLLVADTETILMLSGTGDVIEPDDGVAAIGSGGAYALSAARALRRNTDLPAEEIVRKSMAIAAEICVYTNDHIVFETVTRNA, encoded by the coding sequence GGCCATCGCCGGTGACGGCCAGGTCACCCTGGGCCAAGCCATCGCCATCAAGCATGGCGCCCGCAAGGTGCGCCGGCTGTATCGGGACCGGATCATCTGCGGCTTTGCCGGGTCCACGGCCGACGCCTTCACCCTTTTTGAAAAATTTGAAGCAAAGCTTGAAGAATTTGGCGGCAACCTTGTCCGGGCCAGTGTCGAGCTGGCCAAGGACTGGCGCAGCGACAAATATCTGCGGCGGCTTGAAGCCATGTTGCTCGTGGCCGACACCGAGACCATTCTCATGCTCAGTGGCACCGGCGATGTCATTGAACCCGACGACGGCGTGGCCGCCATCGGCTCGGGCGGGGCGTACGCCCTGTCCGCGGCCAGGGCCCTGCGCCGCAACACCGATCTGCCGGCCGAGGAGATCGTGCGCAAGTCCATGGCCATCGCGGCCGAGATCTGCGTTTACACCAACGATCATATCGTTTTTGAAACCGTGACCAGGAACGCCTGA